GAGACTCCCCGAACTGGAGCGTCACCTAAGGGAAGAAGAGGAAAAACTTGCCGAAAAGCAGGGACCCAAAAAACTCCTGCGTGAAGAGGTTGCCGAGGATGAAATTGCCGATATCGTATCACGCTGGACAGGTATACCGGTTACCCGGCTCGTCGAAGGAGAAAGAGAAAAGATCCTGAAGCTTGACGATATTCTCCATAAGAGGATCGTCGGACAGGATGAGGCCGTTTCACTCGTAGCAGATGCAGTAATCCGTGCACGTTCCGGGATAAAAGATCCCAAAAGACCAATAGGTTCCTTCGTATTCTTAGGTCCAACAGGAGTGGGAAAAACGGAACTGGCAAAAACGCTTGCCGAGGCCCTTTTTGACACGGAAGAAAACATAGTCCGCATCGACATGAGCGAATACATGGAAAAACATACCGTTTCAAGGTTGATCGGCGCCCCTCCGGGATACATCGGTTATGAAGAAGGAGGACAGCTGACGGAGGCGGTCCGGCGAAAACCCTATTCCGTCATCCTTTTTGATGAAGTAGAAAAGGCTCATCACGACGTCTTTAATGTCCTCTTGCAGATTTTAGATGACGGGCGTCTTACGGATTCTCATGGAAGAACGGTCAATTTTAAAAACACTGTTATAATAATGACTTCTAATATTGGCTCTCATCTTTTACTTGAAGGTTTTACCGATACTGGAATCATCAAAGAAGATGTAAAAAAAGAAGTGATGAAAGAATTGAGGCTTCACTTCAGGCCGGAGTTTCTGAACCGTGTGGATGATATAGTCATCTTCAAATCCCTCACCGAGGAGGAAATTGAAAAGATTGTCGACCTCTTGACGGAAGACCTGAGGAAACGCCTTGCCGACCGGTCAATTGAGATTGAACTTGACGAACCTGCAAGAAAGTTTATTGCACGTGCCGGATATGATCCCGTCTACGGTGCAAGGCCGCTGAAGAGATTCCTGCAGCGTGAACTCGAAACAAAAATAGGCCGCGCCCTGATCGCAGGGGACGTAGAAGATGGATCAAAGATAATCGTATCGACAAAAGACGGGGATTTAGATGTGAAGATTGAAAAATGAGAGGGTTGCCTTCATTTCCCCCTCACAGACAGGCGAGGACACCTGTCCTGCCCCCCCCTGGTAGGTCGGGCGTCTCGCCCGACACAATCGTCTTTGAACTGAACAGCGAGCGCATTCCCCGCAGCTTGCGGCGGGGAGCTTCAATGCAACTTCCTATAAGACAGTTGTCACTTTTCTGTTGCCATTTTGGCGCCGTAATGCTAATAAGTTATTTATACCATAATAAAGAGGAGAACAAAATGGCAGCACTTAAAAAAACTGAGCGTGTTTCCGCCCGGGTATCTACTCCCGTTTATGAAACACTATCACAGGCAGCCAAGCTTACAGGCGCTACACTGAACCAGTTCCTTGTCCAGTCAGCCCTTGAGAAAGCACAAGCGGTTATTGAACATGAACAAGTCATTAATATGACGATGCGGGACGCAAGCGCATTCTTTGAAGCGATTGAAAATCCACCGGCTCCCAACAACAAACTAAAAGACGCCATGAAAAAATACAGGAAATCGTTCTCAAATGCTGAAAATAGAAGTACTTAGTCAGGAACACAACAGAGCGGATTTCGATTGCGGCACAGATGAGCTAAACCAATATCTGAAACATGTTGCCCGGCAACACCTCAATAAAGGCATGTCCCGAACGTTTGTCCTTATTGATGATACCAAGCCAACTGAGATACTGGGATTTTTCACCTTAGCTTCCTGTGAGATCCGCACGGATAAGCTGCCTCGCAAGTACGCAAAGAAATACCCGTTTATCGCTCCCGCAGCAAAGCTTGCTCGTCTTTCAGTTATCCAGAAACGGCAACGCCAGGGTCTGGGAACCCACATGATGATCAATGCAATTGAGAGGATTATCACAGTTTACGAAAACCTGGGCATTATTGGTTTTTTTGTGGATGCCAAGAACGAAGATGCAAAAGCATATTACGCACAATTTGGATTTATACCGCTGCCAGACACTCCGTTAGAACTATTCCTCCCACTCGAAACACTCCGGCAGGCCTATGAAACGATTTTGGGGGTGTAAAATTTGAGACATTCTTGAAACTTTCAGAATACAGAAAGTTCGACAAACAATGAAAGGTTTGTGTCAATAATTAACTTGTGGTAATATAATTTTGTCCTTCTTCTTCACAATTAAATATCGGAGGCAACAAACTAAAGAGAGGATAACATAATGAAAATAATACAAAAACAATATATTGTTGATGAAAAAAATCAGAAAATTGCAGTTCAGATCGACTTTAAAACCTTCCAAAGGATAGAAGCGATCCTTGAAGATTATGCCCTGGCCCAATTAATGAGAGAAACTGAAAACGATGAAACTTTAGACATCAACCAAGCCAAAACCTATTATCAAGCACTTGAAAAAGCATAATGAAAGTTCAATACAAGAATAAGTTTCTGAAAGAACTCTCAAAAATACCTTCTAAAACAAGAAAAGATATAGAGCACTTTGTATTCACTGAAGTGCCAAACTCAAAATCTATTTTTGAAACTGGAAAAATAGAAAAAATGAAAGGTTATCCCTTCCACTATAAAACTCGCTTCGGTGCATATAGATTAGGAATCAGGGTTGTTGATGATAAACTCATATTTGAAAGAGTTCTACACCGAAAAGATATTTATCGATATTTTCCATAAGATCAAATTAACGCGGTTAACCGAACCATTCCTCCCACTCGCGACACTCCGGCGGGCTTATGAAGTGATTTTGGGAACGTGAAAATTGGATTTCTGATTTCTGGATTTTTTGTTAAGGCCTACCCGGATAAACCGCCCTACAACTTTTGTTGGGTTTCGTGCCTCAACCCAACCTACAACTGTTTCAGAAAAGATAAGTCAAACGGAGACCCGACCCCTTGACTTTCTGCGGGATACGGACAAGCGGGAAATAGATTTTGTTGTACTGAAAGAAGGGTCTCCTCTCTTTGCTGTGGAGTGCAAGACCGGAGATAAAAACATAGCCCCCTCCATCTACTATTTTATGGAAAGAACGCCGATCCCGAAATTTTATCAGGTGCATGGAGGCGATCGGGATTATGAAAAAAATAATGTAAGAGTCATTCCTGTTCATAGGTTCTGTCAGGAGCTTGATTTGCCGTAAAAGTGGGGGCAGGTCTTGCATTGCAAGACATGATGGGTATAATGCTTTTCATGGTGAGACCATTGTGTATAGAATTCCCAGGCAGTGTTTATGCCCGGGAGCTTAAACAACACGTACAGCAAGGCAGAACAGAGATGAAACGATTTAGATAGCGCACGCCACGTATGGATATACCTTAAGGGAAATTGCTGATTATCTGGGTGTTCATTATGCAACTGTAAGCCGGGCGATAAAGCGGATAGAAGGTTATAACAAAAGAGGGTAAGCTACACTAAATGTGGCATTGCAAGACCTGACCTTGGTTTTTCACGATTTTCCATATGCCCGGTGGTGTGGGAGGAGGGGAGTCGCGAGGCACCGCCC
This genomic interval from Syntrophales bacterium contains the following:
- a CDS encoding DUF1778 domain-containing protein, which encodes MAALKKTERVSARVSTPVYETLSQAAKLTGATLNQFLVQSALEKAQAVIEHEQVINMTMRDASAFFEAIENPPAPNNKLKDAMKKYRKSFSNAENRST
- a CDS encoding GNAT family N-acetyltransferase; this translates as MLKIEVLSQEHNRADFDCGTDELNQYLKHVARQHLNKGMSRTFVLIDDTKPTEILGFFTLASCEIRTDKLPRKYAKKYPFIAPAAKLARLSVIQKRQRQGLGTHMMINAIERIITVYENLGIIGFFVDAKNEDAKAYYAQFGFIPLPDTPLELFLPLETLRQAYETILGV
- a CDS encoding type II toxin-antitoxin system RelE/ParE family toxin; translated protein: MKVQYKNKFLKELSKIPSKTRKDIEHFVFTEVPNSKSIFETGKIEKMKGYPFHYKTRFGAYRLGIRVVDDKLIFERVLHRKDIYRYFP